The Sulfuricurvum sp. sequence TTAAAATTAATTGCTATATTAAAATGAGGACAATATATGAATCCACCAAGAGTATTCATTTCATATTCACATGATTCTGCGGTACATAAAAAGTGGGTATTGGACTTCGCTACCACTTTAAGAAATAGAGGCGTTGATGCAGTCTTAGATCAATGGGATCTGAAACCAGGAGATGATCTTCCTCACTTTATGGAAACGCAACTTCGTGAAGCTCAATTTGTAATAATGGTATGTACGGAAGAATATGTTAAAAAAGCAAACGTTGGCAAAGGTGGTGTTGGATATGAAAAAATGATAATGACATCTTCTTTACTTTCGGAAATTGACAATAGCAAAGTAATACCGATCATTCGACAGAAAGGAACTGATGAGAGACCTACTTTTTTAAGTTCAAAACTGTATATCAATTTTTCTAATGACTCTGAACTTGAATATAGTTTAGATGATTTACTCCGTGTACTCCTCAATGCTCCTTTGTATGAGAAGCCAGAAATTGGATTGAATCATTTTAAACCCCTAGATGGTTCTCGTCCTGACCGCACTTCAGATGGGTTAAAGGAAGTGATGAAAGCTATTGCAGCAACCTATGAAGGAACATCAAATCAATATATATATTTTCAGAATGTTGTACCAAAAGCTTCTATGCACCGCCTAACTTTAGATAGATATTTAAAACAAGCAGTCAAAGATGGTCTAGTAAAATGGCATGGTGATTATGCTTTATCAATTACAGATGATGGCCTTAATTACTTATTTGCTCATGGTATTATTGAGGAATAACAAAATAAAAACCTGATTACTAAGCAATAGTAGGTTAAATATTGTTCTCACATAAAATGTTAATGTAAAGTAGATATATGCCAAGATCAAAACTCACACCTGATTTAATTTATAATTCATTTGACTTCTATAATCAAAATTTAGGGCAAGTGTTTTCGGAGTCAGAGCAGACGAATCTGTCAAATAAACTTCTAAATATTATTAAATACGACCATATTCTCAGAGGCGGCTCGCTTCTTTATAATTTGCCTCAATATACCCTCACTATTATCTATTTTATAGGGGAGTATAAAAAGGCGTATCAATATGCTTCTCAACATAAAAAAGATAAAAAGAATAACACCTTAGAAGCTCTTGATAAGGGATACCCTAGAAAAGAAAAGGCATATAAAGAAAATAAAAAAAAATTGAACGATGAGTCGCTTGCCCATGAAGATAGGCTAGAAGCTTTCTACAAAACA is a genomic window containing:
- a CDS encoding toll/interleukin-1 receptor domain-containing protein, which encodes MNPPRVFISYSHDSAVHKKWVLDFATTLRNRGVDAVLDQWDLKPGDDLPHFMETQLREAQFVIMVCTEEYVKKANVGKGGVGYEKMIMTSSLLSEIDNSKVIPIIRQKGTDERPTFLSSKLYINFSNDSELEYSLDDLLRVLLNAPLYEKPEIGLNHFKPLDGSRPDRTSDGLKEVMKAIAATYEGTSNQYIYFQNVVPKASMHRLTLDRYLKQAVKDGLVKWHGDYALSITDDGLNYLFAHGIIEE